A window of the Brassica napus cultivar Da-Ae chromosome C5, Da-Ae, whole genome shotgun sequence genome harbors these coding sequences:
- the LOC106408719 gene encoding uncharacterized protein LOC106408719: MNRFRKKKEPSLMEELKELELLEEGEMVDIPDLEVEYLIEENSMSVIVRCLNPYVHKVGGLVKALQPIWGLEDRVQGRVVGEDRVQFIFNSETDLQFVLTKGPWFVNGWMVAMEQWTPDPNVEFLQRIKFWIRVRGLPIHMLKKQVVESLLGPLGKVEKVELHAKNSNSLEYVRALVTINTKEPLQLWRTTRLKSGTTYPTELEYEKLLKVCYGCKRLTHDQTKCPYQIQVRECEESLRTDRRKKTSLKEKLLEKETKAKETLKNSVSKEAVLGTFKATGSARTRKGEGQDSYKEDKRKGKRVVSTPRVVWKQKADKGGTEKTRSTEESSANPRGSEEVSGIRSKSIEHGGVEKSLGTSETGSVFNRLGNVEEEWGSKGSRGRRSGREQSEDLRLKLSGTSSGEKNDGKSSKGSRSPPSVFERLGKQTSTSPRLNIREEEPKSQPSKRRRMTNSDERIPKKARKGSSGKKKESPSVFQRLGGLGRDSEVICQGEGNHYALMAAVTPIHSARVAAFSPVHSVRRIVLGSGSNLKEGLMGNSNPSRSI, from the coding sequence ATGAATCGGTTCAGAAAGAAGAAGGAGCCTTCGCTAATGGAGGAATTAAAAGAACTTGAACTCCTCGAGGAAGGGGAGATGGTAGACATTCCAGATCTGGAGGTAGAATATCTGATAGAGGAAAACTCTATGAGTGTGATAGTCAGATGTCTAAACCCATATGTCCATAAGGTGGGAGGTCTCGTCAAAGCGCTTCAACCCATTTGGGGTCTAGAAGACAGAGTTCAAGGACGGGTTGTCGGAGAAGACAGGGTCCAGTTTATCTTCAACTCCGAAACAGACCTGCAGTTTGTCCTCACCAAAGGTCCATGGTTTGTGAATGGATGGATGGTGGCCATGGAACAATGGACACCAGACCCAAATGTTGAGTTCCTGCAGAGGATAAAATTCTGGATAAGAGTGAGAGGCTTACCAATCCACATGCTGAAAAAGCAGGTGGTGGAGAGTTTgttgggacctctgggaaaggTGGAGAAGGTGGAGCTACATGCTAAGAACTCCAACTCTCTGGAGTATGTCAGAGCCTTGGTCACCATCAATACTAAAGAGCCTCTTCAGTTATGGAGAACAACGAGACTCAAATCAGGAACGACCTACCCGACGGAGCTGGAGTATGAGAAGCTACTAAAAGTCTGCTATGGCTGCAAAAGACTTACTCATGACCAGACAAAGTGCCCCTATCAAATCCAAGTAAGGGAATGTGAAGAGAGTCTAAGGACAGAtaggaggaagaagacaagcCTGAAGGAAAAACTCTtggagaaagaaacaaaagcaAAGGAGACTCTGAAGAACTCAGTCTCAAAAGAAGCCGTCCTCGGAACCTTCAAAGCAACTGGAAGTGCGAGAACCAGGAAAGGAGAAGGCCAAGACTCTTATAAGGAAGATAAGAGGAAAGGGAAGAGAGTGGTCTCAACCCCCCGGGTAGTGTGGAAGCAGAAAGCTGATAAGGGAGGAACGGAGAAGACAAGAAGCACGGAGGAGTCATCTGCAAATCCAAGAGGCTCTGAGGAGGTTAGTGGAATAAGAAGCAAATCAATCGAGCATGGTGGAGTGGAAAAATCTCTAGGCACAAGTGAGACAGGCTCAGTTTTCAACAGACTGGGAAATGTAGAGGAGGAATGGGGCTCAAAAGGTAGCAGAGGGCGCAGAAGTGGTCGAGAACAATCAGAGGATCTGCGGCTGAAGCTAAGTGGAACCTCCTCAGGGGAAAAGAATGATGGCAAATCCAGCAAAGGAAGTCGGAGCCCCCCATCAGTTTTTGAACGGTTGGGGAAACAAACAAGTACATCCCCGAGGCTCAACATCAGAGAAGAAGAGCCGAAGTCTCAGCCTTCCAAACGTAGAAGAATGACTAACAGTGATGAGAGAATCCCAAAGAAGGCAAGGAAAGGTTCTTctggaaaaaagaaagaatctcCATCGGTGTTCCAGAGATTGGGAGGATTAGGGAGAGACTCCGAAGTTATTTGTCAAGGAGAGGGAAACCATTATGCCTTAATGGCAGCAGTTACACCTATTCATTCTGCCCGTGTGGCAGCATTCAGTCCAGTCCATTCTGTCCGTAGGATAGTATTGGGAAGCGGCTCAAATTTGAAAGAAGGGTTGATGGGTAATTCCAACCCTTCGAGGTCAATATGA